One region of Cucurbita pepo subsp. pepo cultivar mu-cu-16 chromosome LG03, ASM280686v2, whole genome shotgun sequence genomic DNA includes:
- the LOC111789694 gene encoding F-box protein CPR1-like, protein MAALGHLPEEVMIEILSRLPPESLLRFKTVRKSWYALIDNPKFATKHFSNSLKQKHVLLKRLVTKNSGKKENIFSFLKFPLPLDGSVPVYDVDLPFDEDFRYFEIRGHSHGLLCLTDLRRDIFLCNPATREFRKLPPSILLLTKPPTEPDGYDSSTNAVGFGYDSKSRDFKVVRVVNFVEGPGYFHLPRVEIYDLSKDRWREIETPICGHVFWAPSFEMYHEGTYYWWADTDEGVEIIQSFDMTEEVFRRISVPESFEGKRERYRSMGVLNGSIVLFHYPSRGDEREFDIWEIVKDEFGGVSWSKLLTIGPLGGIEKPLVFVSSDELLMEANEGRMVLYNARTQQWKELPINGHPARFQATLFVKSLVSVKGRNNLKYEI, encoded by the coding sequence ATGGCGGCTCTGGGACATCTGCCTGAAGAAGTGATGATCGAGATTCTCTCCAGGCTTCCGCCGGAGTCTCTGCTTCGATTCAAGACCGTTCGAAAATCCTGGTATGCTCTAATCGACAACCCTAAATTCGCAACCAAACATTTCTCCAATTCTCTTAAGCAGAAACACGTTCTTCTCAAGCGTCTTGTTACGAAGAACTCCGGCAAGAAGGAAAATATCTTCTCCTTCCTCAAGTTTCCCCTTCCACTCGATGGATCTGTGCCCGTTTACGATGTCGATTTGCCATTCGATGAGGATTTTCGATATTTCGAAATCCGTGGCCATTCTCACGGTTTACTCTGCCTCACCGATCTTCGTAGGGACATTTTCCTCTGTAATCCAGCCACCAGAGAGTTTCGAAAACTACCGCCGTCGATTCTCCTCCTCACCAAACCCCCGACTGAGCCCGACGGGTACGATTCGTCCACGAACGCCGTCGGATTTGGGTACGATTCGAAATCTAGGGACTTCAAAGTGGTTAGGGTTGTGAATTTTGTGGAAGGACCAGGCTATTTTCACCTTCCGAGAGTggaaatttatgatttgagtAAAGATAGATGGAGAGAAATTGAGACTCCTATTTGTGGCCATGTATTTTGGGCTCCTTCCTTTGAGATGTACCACGAAGGAACATATTATTGGTGGGCAGATACGGATGAAGGGGTAGAAATTATACAGTCTTTTGACATGACTGAGGAGGTTTTCAGGCGAATTTCGGTACCAGAGAGTTTCGAGGGAAAACGCGAGAGGTATAGAAGTATGGGAGTTTTGAATGGATCAATCGTTCTGTTTCATTATCCATCAAGAGGGGATGAAAGAGAGTTCGACATCTGGGAGATCGTGAAGGATGAATTTGGTGGAGTTTCATGGTCAAAGCTGCTCACAATTGGGCCTCTCGGAGGAATTGAGAAGCCATTGGTGTTTGTGAGTTCTGATGAACTCTTAATGGAAGCCAACGAAGGGCGGATGGTTTTGTACAATGCTCGAACCCAACAATGGAAAGAACTTCCTATAAACGGGCATCCAGCCAGATTCCAAGCTACTCTTTTTGTTAAGAGTTTGGTGTCGGTGAAAGGAAgaaataacttgaaatatgaaatttaa
- the LOC111791727 gene encoding ribonuclease MC-like — MATPNTQIFLLFVFAILLPRTKSQPFDDFWFVQQWPPNVCALQSGRCIGRGTNSFTIHGLWPQKGGNSVTNCPGTSFDFNQISHLENDLNIVWPNLITGNHKWFWGHEWNTHGICSESKYDEKAYFQTSINLRHNINLLSALRVQGVVPNGASKSKQRVESAIISHFKKNPVLRCKTASNGQVLLTEIVMCIDDDGVTLINCNLAKSNCANSFIF, encoded by the exons ATGGCAACCCCAAACACACAAATCTTCCTCTTGTTTGTCTTTGCCATTTTGCTTCCTAGGACTAAATCTCAACCTTTCGATGACTTCTGGTTTGTTCAACAATGGCCGCCTAATGTTTGCGCTTTACAATCAGGACGATGTATAGGTCGAGGGACAAATTCCTTCACCATCCATGGCTTGTGGCCTCAGAAAGGAGGAAACTCTGTAACTAATTGTCCTGGCACCTCCTTTGATTTTAATCAG ATTTCACATTTGGAAAACGACCTCAACATAGTTTGGCCAAATCTGATCACTGGAAATCACAAATGGTTTTGGGGTCATGAGTGGAACACACATGGGATTTGCTCAGAAAGCAAGTATGACGAGAAAGCCTACTTCCAAACATCCATAAATTTGAGGCACAACATTAACCTTCTGAGTGCCCTAAGAGTTCAAGGAGTAGTTCCAAACGGGGCCTCCAAGTCGAAGCAAAGAGTGGAAAGCGCCATCATAAGTCATTTCAAGAAGAATCCTGTTCTTCGTTGTAAAACAGCATCGAACGGCCAAGTCTTATTGACGGAAATTGTTATGTGCATCGATGACGATGGTGTCACCCTTATCAACTGCAATCTTGCAAAATCCAATTGCGCCAACAGCTTCATCTTTTGA
- the LOC111791746 gene encoding ribonuclease MC-like — translation MSKCSSNIKVRCHVHPPTMFTIHGLWPSNYSNARLVCAPQPFNPTQIAALRPQLNTYWPDVIKGKNQQFWQHEWDKHGICSDPPFNQPQYFQITLNIRINHSYDLLAILNAAGLGPSNTNIREYKDIEGAIQAAIGKKPGLRCNINPQSKEKKQLLEIILCFDKDGITLIDCTEFAGITCPPQFVWPDQQHLNLVSTDGEL, via the exons ATGT CTAAATGTAGCAGCAACATTAAAGTAAGATGTCATGTTCACCCTCCAACCATGTTCACAATTCATGGTTTGTGGCCGAGCAATTACTCAAATGCTAGACTTGTTTGTGCGCCACAACCATTTAATCCCACTCag attGCAGCGTTAAGACCCCAACTAAATACCTATTGGCCAGACGTGATCAAAGGAAAGAACCAACAATTTTGGCAGCATGAATGGGATAAACATGGAATATGTTCAGATCCTCCTTTCAATCAACctcaatattttcaaataactcTAAATATTCGTATAAATCATAGCTACGATCTCCTGGCCATCTTGAATGCAGCGGGACTAGGCCCGTCTAACACAAATATTAGAGAATACAAAGATATAGAAGGTGCTATTCAAGCTGCCATAGGTAAGAAGCCAGGTTTACGTTGCAACATTAATCCAcaatctaaagaaaaaaaacaattgctTGAAATCATCTTGTGCTTCGACAAAGATGGTATCACTCTGATTGATTGTACTGAATTTGCTGGAATCACGTGCCCTCCACAATTTGTGTGGCCCGATCAACAACATTTGAATTTGGTCAGTACAGATGGAGAGCTCTAA
- the LOC111791754 gene encoding pentatricopeptide repeat-containing protein At2g36730-like yields MEETSFAPYFIIRGYASSESPQDAISVFGEMRRRGIRPNNLTYPFLLKACATLAALQEGKQFHAVAIKCGLDLDVYVRNTLINFYGSCKRMSGARKVFDEMSERTLVSWNAIITACVENLCFDEAIDYFLKMGNHGFEPDETTMVVILSACAELGNLSLGRWVHSQVVGRGMVWNVQLGTAFVDMYAKSGDVGCARLVFNSLKQRSVWPWSAMILGLAQHGFANEAIELFTNMMSSSVVPNYVTFIGVLCACSHAGLVDEGYHYFNIMERVYGIKPMMIHYGSMVDILGRAGRVKEAYEFIMSMHVQPDPIVWRTLLSACSARDVDGGAQVAEEARKRLLELEPKRGGNVVMVANMFAEVGMWKQAADCRRTMKDRGIKKMAGESCIEVGGSLCKFFSGFNARADSHGIYDLLDGLDLHMQIINF; encoded by the exons ATGGAAG AAACATCT TTCGCACCATATTTCATTATCAGGGGATATGCTTCGAGCGAATCTCCACAAGATGCCATTTCGGTATTTGGGGAAATGCGAAGACGAGGAATCAGACCCAATAACCTCACTTACCCCTTCCTTCTCAAGGCCTGTGCGACTCTCGCGGCGCTACAAGAAGGTAAGCAGTTTCATGCTGTTGCCATAAAGTGTGGTTTGGATTTAGATGTTTATGTTCGGAACACTCTGATTAATTTCTATGGGTCCTGCAAAAGAATGTCTGGTGCACGGAAGGTGTTCGACGAAATGTCTGAAAGAACCTTAGTTTCGTGGAATGCGATTATTACAGCGTGTGTTGAGAATTTATGCTTTGATGAAGCGATTGACTACTTTTTGAAAATGGGAAACCATGGTTTTGAGCCGGATGAAACCACAATGGTGGTTATATTATCTGCTTGTGCAGAGCTTGGTAACTTGAGCTTAGGGAGATGGGTTCATTCTCAAGTGGTGGGAAGAGGGATGGTTTGGAATGTTCAATTGGGCACTGCCTTCGTCGACATGTATGCTAAATCTGGTGATGTGGGATGTGCTAGGCTTGTATTCAATTCTTTGAAACAGAGAAGTGTATGGCCATGGAGTGCAATGATTTTGGGGCTAGCCCAACATGGATTTGCCAACGAAGCCATTGAACTTTTCACAAATATGATGAGCTCCTCTGTTGTCCCTAACTATGTCACTTTCATTGGTGTCCTATGTGCCTGCAGCCATGCCGGATTGGTGGATGAAGGCTACCACTACTTCAACATTATGGAGAGAGTTTATGGGATTAAGCCAATGATGATACATTACGGATCAATGGTGGACATCTTAGGACGTGCAGGTCGTGTCAAAGAGGCTTATGAGTTCATCATGAGCATGCATGTGCAGCCTGATCCGATCGTGTGGAGGACATTGCTAAGTGCATGCAGTGCTCGTGATGTTGATGGTGGGGCTCAGGTTGCAGAGGAGGCAAGAAAGAGACTCCTTGAGCTGGAGCCGAAGAGGGGCGGAAATGTGGTGATGGTTGCGAACATGTTTGCTGAAGTTGGGATGTGGAAGCAGGCAGCAGATTGCCGGAGGACGATGAAAGATAGAGGAATCAAAAAGATGGCTGGGGAGAGTTGCATCGAAGTGGGTGGCTCCTTGTGTAAATTCTTCTCGGGTTTTAATGCTCGAGCTGATTCTCATGGCATTTACGATTTGCTTGATGGATTGGACCTGCATATGCAAATCATAAACTTCTAA
- the LOC111790098 gene encoding aquaporin NIP2-1-like has protein sequence MSCVQNPELPNPETVVHVQDLVSIENPDSKHSIFASLFQNHYPPGFSRKLVAEVIATYLLVFVTCGAAALSASDERRVSQLGASVAGGLIVTVMIYAVGHISGAHMNPAVTLAFAATRHFPWKQVPLYGAAQLSGATCAAFTLRILLHPIKQLGTTTPSGTDFQALVMEIVVTFSMMFVTSAVATDTKAIGELAGMAVGSAVCITSILAGPVSGGSMNPVRTLGPALASEYYKGLWVYFVGPVTGTLLGAWSYKFIRASDKPVHLISPHSFSFKLRRMSRSDVSEGGK, from the exons aTGAGTTGTGTTCAAAATCCTGAGCTTCCCAACCCAGAAACTGTTGTCCATGTTCAAGATTTGGTCTCAATTGAAAACCCAGATTCCAAACACTCCATTTTTGCTTCTTTGTTTCAAAACCATTACCCTCCTGGGTTTTCCCGAAAG CTGGTGGCGGAGGTGATAGCCACGTACTTGCTAGTGTTTGTGACTTGTGGAGCAGCCGCATTGAGCGCCAGCGACGAACGGAGAGTCTCACAGCTTGGAGCCTCCGTGGCTGGCGGCCTCATCGTGACGGTAATGATCTACGCTGTCGGACACATTTCTGGCGCCCATATGAACCCGGCTGTCACCTTAGCTTTTGCTGCAACTCGACACTTTCCATGGAAACAG GTTCCATTGTATGGAGCAGCACAATTGAGTGGTGCAACTTGTGCGGCCTTTACACTTCGCATATTATTGCATCCCATAAAACAATTGGGCACAACAACGCCATCGGGGACAGACTTTCAAGCATTGGTCATGGAGATTGTGGTTACTTTCTCAATGATGTTCGTCACATCCGCTGTTGCAACTGACACTAAAGCA ATAGGAGAGCTAGCCGGTATGGCAGTTGGGTCAGCTGTGTGTATCACTTCCATCTTAGCTGG ACCTGTATCAGGAGGGTCAATGAATCCTGTGAGGACATTAGGACCTGCATTGGCAAGTGAATATTATAAAGGACTTTGGGTGTACTTTGTTGGGCCGGTTACTGGAACTCTATTGGGGGCATGGTCATATAAATTCATACGTGCCAGTGACAAACCTGTGCACTTAATTTCTCCTCActcattttcattcaaactTCGAAGAATGTCAAGATCAGATGTTAGTGAGGGTGGAAAGTGA